A stretch of the Bombyx mori chromosome 14, ASM3026992v2 genome encodes the following:
- the LOC101740267 gene encoding septin-2 has product MAAIDVEPTKAEPTLRTLKLSGHVGFDSLPDQLVSKSIQNGFVFNILCIGETGLGKSTLMDSLFNTNFESSPSPHNLPTVKLKAHTYELEESNVRLKLTICDTVGYGDQVNKEDSFKAVVDYIDAQFEAYLQEELKIKRSLSSYHDSRLHVCLYFICPTGHGLKSIDLVCMKKLDTKVNIIPIIAKADTISKTELQRFKSKIMQELQSNGVEIYQFPVDDESVSEVNGSMNSHLPFAVVGSTDFVKIGNKTVRARQYPWGTVQVESESHCDFVKLREMLIRTNMEDMRDKTHARHYELYRRARLQQMGFGDVDRDNKPVSFQQTYEQKRSAHLAEMQQKEDEMRQMFVQRVKEKEAELKEAEKELHAKFDKLKKDHTDEKKRLEELRKKIEDDAVEFSRRKQLAAQPHHTLTLGKNKKK; this is encoded by the exons ATGGCGGCGATCGATGTTGAGCCAACTAAA GCGGAACCTACCCTACGCACCTTGAAACTTTCGGGACATGTTGGCTTCGACAGTCTACCTGACCAGCTGGTCAGTAAAAGCATACAGAATGGTTTCGTCTTCAATATCCTGTGTATAG GTGAAACTGGCCTTGGTAAATCAACTTTAATGGATTCTCTGTTCAATACCAACTTTGAATCATCTCCGAGTCCTCATAACTTACCTACTGTTAAGTTGAAGGCTCACACTTATGAGCTGGAGGAGAGCAATGTCAGGCTGAag TTAACAATCTGTGACACTGTCGGTTACGGTGACCAAGTGAATAAAGAAGACAGTTTCAAAGCGGTGGTGGATTACATTGATGCACAGTTCGAGGCCTATCTCCAGGAGGAGCTCAAGATCAAGCGTTCACTGTCCAGTTATCATGACAGCAGACTGCATGTCTGTCTGTACTTCATCTGTCCAACAG GTCATGGTTTGAAGTCCATTGATTTGGTGTGTATGAAGAAACTCGATACCAAAGTGAACATCATACCGATCATCGCTAAGGCTGACACCATCTCCAAGACTGAGCTGCAGAGGTTCAAG TCCAAAATAATGCAAGAGCTGCAGTCGAACGGCGTGGAGATCTACCAGTTCCCGGTGGACGACGAGTCCGTGTCCGAGGTCAACGGCTCCATGAACTCGCACCTGCCCTTCGCCGTCGTCGGCAGCACCGACTTCGTGAAGATCGGCAACAAGACCGTGCGCGCGCGCCAGTACCCCTGGGGCACCGTGCAAG TGGAGAGCGAGTCCCACTGCGACTTCGTGAAGCTGCGCGAGATGCTGATCCGCACCAACATGGAGGACATGCGCGACAAGACGCACGCGCGCCACTACGAGCTGTACCGCCGCGCGCGCCTGCAGCAGATGGGCTTCGGAGACGTCGACCGCGACAACAAGCCC GTGTCGTTCCAACAAACGTACGAGCAGAAGCGCAGCGCCCACCTCGCCGAGATGCAGCAGAAGGAGGACGAGATGCGCCAGATGTTCGTGCAGCGGGTCAAGGAGAAGGAGGCTGAACTCAAAGAGGCCGAGAAGGAG TTGCACGCGAAGTTCGACAAGCTGAAGAAGGACCACACGGACGAGAAGAAGCGGCTGGAGGAGCTCCGCAAGAAGATCGAGGACGACGCCGTCGAGTTCAGCCGCCGCAAGCAGCTCGCCGCGCAGCCGCACCACACGCTCACCCTCGGCAAGAACAAGAAGAAGTAG